Proteins from one Pelodiscus sinensis isolate JC-2024 chromosome 21, ASM4963464v1, whole genome shotgun sequence genomic window:
- the KSR1 gene encoding kinase suppressor of Ras 1 isoform X5 has protein sequence MCHVCQKSMMFGVKCKYCRLKCHNKCTKEAPACRISFLPIAKIRRTESVPSDINNPVDRPTEPQFGTLPKALTKKEHSPAISHLDSSSNPSSTTSSTPSSPAPFQSSNPPSATPPPNPSPMGQRDCRFNFPAAYYIQHRQQFIFPEIPSSLQVTQPPETAEDTNADEQLDAEGAEEPDAEQVEEQETNKSEPEYDEDELDDLPKKRTHWQGMISRKASQTSVYLQEWDIPFEQIELGEPIGQGRWGKVYRGKWHGEVAIRLLQIDGNNQDHLKLFKKEVMNYRQTRHENVVLFMGACMHPPHLAIITSFCKGRTLYSFVRDPKVSLDINKTRQIAQEIIKGMGYLHAKGIVHKDLKSKNVFYDNGKVVITDFGLFGISGVVQEGRRENELKLPHDWLCYLAPEIVREMSPGKDEDKLPFSKAADVYAFGTVWYELQAREWPFKSQPAEALIWQIGSGEGVKHILTTVSVGKEVSEILSACWSFDLSERPSFTLLVDMLEKLPKLNRRLSHPGHFWKSADINSSKVVLRFERFGLGILESSNQKI, from the exons ATGTGCCACGTGTGTCAAAAAAGCATGATGTTCGGTGTGAAGTGTAAGTACTGCAG attgaagtgtcataaTAAATGTACTAAAGAGGCCCCTGCCTGCAGAATATCTTTCCTTCCCA TAGCAAAAATACGAAGGACGGAGTCTGTCCCTTCAGATATTAATAACCCCGTGGATAGACCTACAGAGCCGCAGTTTGGAACCCTTCCAAAAGCACTAACTAAAAAG GAGCACTCCCCAGCAATAAGCCACTTAGACTCCAGCAGCAATCCATCTTCGACCACCTCCTCCACGCCGTCTTCTCCAGCACCTTTCCAGTCTTCCAATCCTCCCAGCGCGACGCCGCCCCCAAATCCCTCGCCCATGGGCCAACGGGACTGCCGGTTTAACTTCCCAG ctGCCTACTACATTCAGCATAGACAACAGTTTATCTTCCCAG aaatccCCAGTTCCCTGCAAGTAACACAGCCGCCTGAAACCGCCGAAGACACTAA TGCCGACGAACAGCTGGACGCAGAAGGGGCAGAAGAACCTGACGCGGAG CAGGTCGAAGAGCAAGAGACAAATAAATCAGAACCAGAGTACGATGAGGACGAGTTAGACGACTTGCCCAAGAAGCGGACGCACTGGCAAGGGATGATCTCCCGCAAGGCCAGCCAGACCAGCGTCTACCTCCAGGAGTGGGACATTCCCTTTGAACAGATTGAGTTGGGGGAGCCCATCGGCCAAGGGCGATGGGGGAAGGTTTACCGGGGCAAGTGGCACGGAGAGGTGGCCATCAGGCTGTTGCAGATCGATGGGAACAACCAGGACCATCTCAAACTCTTTAAGAAGGAGGTGATGAATTACAGGCAGACCCGGCATGAGAACGTGGTGCTCTTCATGGGGGCTTGCATGCACCCCCCTCATTTAGCCATTATTACCAG TTTTTGCAAAGGAAGGACGCTTTATTCGTTTGTAAGGGATCCCAAGGTATCCTTGGATATTAACAAAACCAGGCAGATAGCTCAAGAAATCATTAAG GGCATGGGGTATCTTCATGCCAAGGGGATTGTGCATAAAGATTTGAAGTCCAAGAATGTCTTCTATGACAACGGCAAAGTGGTGATCACAGATTTTGGACTCTTTGGCATTTCCGGTGTGGTTCAGGAGGGAAG GCGTGAGAATGAACTGAAGCTGCCTCATGACTGGCTGTGCTATTTGGCCCCTGAAATTGTTCGTGAGATGTCTCCTGGGAAAGACGAAGACAAGCTGCCCTTCTCCAAAGCTGCCGACGTCTATGCGTTTGG GACGGTTTGGTATGAGCTCCAAGCAAGAGAGTGGCCTTTCAAGAGCCAGCCGGCCGAAGCGCTCATCTGGCAGATTGGAAGCGGCGAAGGAGTGAAGCACATCCTCACGACGGTCAGCGTAGGGAAAGAAGTCAGC GAAATCCTCTCTGCATGTTGGTCTTTTGACCTCAGTGAGAGACCCAGCTTTACTCTTCTCGTGGATATGCTTGAAAAACTGCCAAAACTGAACCGGCGGCTGTCACATCCCGGACACTTCTGGAAATCTGCAGA
- the KSR1 gene encoding kinase suppressor of Ras 1 isoform X2, which yields MCHVCQKSMMFGVKCKYCRLKCHNKCTKEAPACRISFLPIAKIRRTESVPSDINNPVDRPTEPQFGTLPKALTKKEHSPAISHLDSSSNPSSTTSSTPSSPAPFQSSNPPSATPPPNPSPMGQRDCRFNFPAAYYIQHRQQFIFPDCCFFFQKRIKAFSCDTITEIPSSLQVTQPPETAEDTNADEQLDAEGAEEPDAEQVEEQETNKSEPEYDEDELDDLPKKRTHWQGMISRKASQTSVYLQEWDIPFEQIELGEPIGQGRWGKVYRGKWHGEVAIRLLQIDGNNQDHLKLFKKEVMNYRQTRHENVVLFMGACMHPPHLAIITSFCKGRTLYSFVRDPKVSLDINKTRQIAQEIIKGMGYLHAKGIVHKDLKSKNVFYDNGKVVITDFGLFGISGVVQEGRRENELKLPHDWLCYLAPEIVREMSPGKDEDKLPFSKAADVYAFGTVWYELQAREWPFKSQPAEALIWQIGSGEGVKHILTTVSVGKEVSEILSACWSFDLSERPSFTLLVDMLEKLPKLNRRLSHPGHFWKSAEPWDHEYTKRHYCQQRLNIYCPVIDE from the exons ATGTGCCACGTGTGTCAAAAAAGCATGATGTTCGGTGTGAAGTGTAAGTACTGCAG attgaagtgtcataaTAAATGTACTAAAGAGGCCCCTGCCTGCAGAATATCTTTCCTTCCCA TAGCAAAAATACGAAGGACGGAGTCTGTCCCTTCAGATATTAATAACCCCGTGGATAGACCTACAGAGCCGCAGTTTGGAACCCTTCCAAAAGCACTAACTAAAAAG GAGCACTCCCCAGCAATAAGCCACTTAGACTCCAGCAGCAATCCATCTTCGACCACCTCCTCCACGCCGTCTTCTCCAGCACCTTTCCAGTCTTCCAATCCTCCCAGCGCGACGCCGCCCCCAAATCCCTCGCCCATGGGCCAACGGGACTGCCGGTTTAACTTCCCAG ctGCCTACTACATTCAGCATAGACAACAGTTTATCTTCCCAG actgctgcttctttttccaaaaaagaattaAAGCTTTCTCTTGTGACACCATAACTG aaatccCCAGTTCCCTGCAAGTAACACAGCCGCCTGAAACCGCCGAAGACACTAA TGCCGACGAACAGCTGGACGCAGAAGGGGCAGAAGAACCTGACGCGGAG CAGGTCGAAGAGCAAGAGACAAATAAATCAGAACCAGAGTACGATGAGGACGAGTTAGACGACTTGCCCAAGAAGCGGACGCACTGGCAAGGGATGATCTCCCGCAAGGCCAGCCAGACCAGCGTCTACCTCCAGGAGTGGGACATTCCCTTTGAACAGATTGAGTTGGGGGAGCCCATCGGCCAAGGGCGATGGGGGAAGGTTTACCGGGGCAAGTGGCACGGAGAGGTGGCCATCAGGCTGTTGCAGATCGATGGGAACAACCAGGACCATCTCAAACTCTTTAAGAAGGAGGTGATGAATTACAGGCAGACCCGGCATGAGAACGTGGTGCTCTTCATGGGGGCTTGCATGCACCCCCCTCATTTAGCCATTATTACCAG TTTTTGCAAAGGAAGGACGCTTTATTCGTTTGTAAGGGATCCCAAGGTATCCTTGGATATTAACAAAACCAGGCAGATAGCTCAAGAAATCATTAAG GGCATGGGGTATCTTCATGCCAAGGGGATTGTGCATAAAGATTTGAAGTCCAAGAATGTCTTCTATGACAACGGCAAAGTGGTGATCACAGATTTTGGACTCTTTGGCATTTCCGGTGTGGTTCAGGAGGGAAG GCGTGAGAATGAACTGAAGCTGCCTCATGACTGGCTGTGCTATTTGGCCCCTGAAATTGTTCGTGAGATGTCTCCTGGGAAAGACGAAGACAAGCTGCCCTTCTCCAAAGCTGCCGACGTCTATGCGTTTGG GACGGTTTGGTATGAGCTCCAAGCAAGAGAGTGGCCTTTCAAGAGCCAGCCGGCCGAAGCGCTCATCTGGCAGATTGGAAGCGGCGAAGGAGTGAAGCACATCCTCACGACGGTCAGCGTAGGGAAAGAAGTCAGC GAAATCCTCTCTGCATGTTGGTCTTTTGACCTCAGTGAGAGACCCAGCTTTACTCTTCTCGTGGATATGCTTGAAAAACTGCCAAAACTGAACCGGCGGCTGTCACATCCCGGACACTTCTGGAAATCTGCAGA ACCCTGGGATCATGAGTATACAAAAAGACATTACTGTCAGCAGAGATTGAATATTTACTGTCCAGTCATTGATGAATAG
- the KSR1 gene encoding kinase suppressor of Ras 1 isoform X3, which translates to MCHVCQKSMMFGVKCKYCRLKCHNKCTKEAPACRISFLPIAKIRRTESVPSDINNPVDRPTEPQFGTLPKALTKKEHSPAISHLDSSSNPSSTTSSTPSSPAPFQSSNPPSATPPPNPSPMGQRDCRFNFPAAYYIQHRQQFIFPDCCFFFQKRIKAFSCDTITEIPSSLQVTQPPETAEDTNADEQLDAEGAEEPDAEVEEQETNKSEPEYDEDELDDLPKKRTHWQGMISRKASQTSVYLQEWDIPFEQIELGEPIGQGRWGKVYRGKWHGEVAIRLLQIDGNNQDHLKLFKKEVMNYRQTRHENVVLFMGACMHPPHLAIITSFCKGRTLYSFVRDPKVSLDINKTRQIAQEIIKGMGYLHAKGIVHKDLKSKNVFYDNGKVVITDFGLFGISGVVQEGRRENELKLPHDWLCYLAPEIVREMSPGKDEDKLPFSKAADVYAFGTVWYELQAREWPFKSQPAEALIWQIGSGEGVKHILTTVSVGKEVSEILSACWSFDLSERPSFTLLVDMLEKLPKLNRRLSHPGHFWKSADINSSKVVLRFERFGLGILESSNQKI; encoded by the exons ATGTGCCACGTGTGTCAAAAAAGCATGATGTTCGGTGTGAAGTGTAAGTACTGCAG attgaagtgtcataaTAAATGTACTAAAGAGGCCCCTGCCTGCAGAATATCTTTCCTTCCCA TAGCAAAAATACGAAGGACGGAGTCTGTCCCTTCAGATATTAATAACCCCGTGGATAGACCTACAGAGCCGCAGTTTGGAACCCTTCCAAAAGCACTAACTAAAAAG GAGCACTCCCCAGCAATAAGCCACTTAGACTCCAGCAGCAATCCATCTTCGACCACCTCCTCCACGCCGTCTTCTCCAGCACCTTTCCAGTCTTCCAATCCTCCCAGCGCGACGCCGCCCCCAAATCCCTCGCCCATGGGCCAACGGGACTGCCGGTTTAACTTCCCAG ctGCCTACTACATTCAGCATAGACAACAGTTTATCTTCCCAG actgctgcttctttttccaaaaaagaattaAAGCTTTCTCTTGTGACACCATAACTG aaatccCCAGTTCCCTGCAAGTAACACAGCCGCCTGAAACCGCCGAAGACACTAA TGCCGACGAACAGCTGGACGCAGAAGGGGCAGAAGAACCTGACGCGGAG GTCGAAGAGCAAGAGACAAATAAATCAGAACCAGAGTACGATGAGGACGAGTTAGACGACTTGCCCAAGAAGCGGACGCACTGGCAAGGGATGATCTCCCGCAAGGCCAGCCAGACCAGCGTCTACCTCCAGGAGTGGGACATTCCCTTTGAACAGATTGAGTTGGGGGAGCCCATCGGCCAAGGGCGATGGGGGAAGGTTTACCGGGGCAAGTGGCACGGAGAGGTGGCCATCAGGCTGTTGCAGATCGATGGGAACAACCAGGACCATCTCAAACTCTTTAAGAAGGAGGTGATGAATTACAGGCAGACCCGGCATGAGAACGTGGTGCTCTTCATGGGGGCTTGCATGCACCCCCCTCATTTAGCCATTATTACCAG TTTTTGCAAAGGAAGGACGCTTTATTCGTTTGTAAGGGATCCCAAGGTATCCTTGGATATTAACAAAACCAGGCAGATAGCTCAAGAAATCATTAAG GGCATGGGGTATCTTCATGCCAAGGGGATTGTGCATAAAGATTTGAAGTCCAAGAATGTCTTCTATGACAACGGCAAAGTGGTGATCACAGATTTTGGACTCTTTGGCATTTCCGGTGTGGTTCAGGAGGGAAG GCGTGAGAATGAACTGAAGCTGCCTCATGACTGGCTGTGCTATTTGGCCCCTGAAATTGTTCGTGAGATGTCTCCTGGGAAAGACGAAGACAAGCTGCCCTTCTCCAAAGCTGCCGACGTCTATGCGTTTGG GACGGTTTGGTATGAGCTCCAAGCAAGAGAGTGGCCTTTCAAGAGCCAGCCGGCCGAAGCGCTCATCTGGCAGATTGGAAGCGGCGAAGGAGTGAAGCACATCCTCACGACGGTCAGCGTAGGGAAAGAAGTCAGC GAAATCCTCTCTGCATGTTGGTCTTTTGACCTCAGTGAGAGACCCAGCTTTACTCTTCTCGTGGATATGCTTGAAAAACTGCCAAAACTGAACCGGCGGCTGTCACATCCCGGACACTTCTGGAAATCTGCAGA